From the Alkalibacter rhizosphaerae genome, one window contains:
- the ilvB gene encoding biosynthetic-type acetolactate synthase large subunit: MKASDAIVKCLEMEGTDVIFGYPGAAVIDIYESLQVSPIKHVLVRNEQSVVHYASGYARETGKVGVCIVTSGPGATNTITGIATAYMDSIPVVVITGQVNTNLIGTDAFQEADMKGATQPFTKHNYLVQDATQLPKILKEAFFIANTGRKGPVLVDIPKDMQEQKIAFDYKDKVDIIGYKPTVKGHAGQIKRAIQRIKAAKRPVIYAGGGILSSGAKEGILIFAEKTGIPVINSLMGVGGFPQDHPLYAGIVGSHGYAYSNEIIGKTDLLITIGARMSNRSTTGFYKLNPEIEFIHVDIDPAEIGKNRGYTLPIVGDAKVVLRSLIEKAEQMDFTAWIDEIQELKDHHAPASQESAPNGYIHPVDIIRYLSDNTEEDACLVADVGQNQIWSALNYQLRKDRKFLTSGGLGTMAYSLPAAIGVKIANPDRQVICVIGDGGIQMCIGELAVAREQNAGVKIILLNNGKLGLVREMQQDIFGKGHTAAIDLNYQVQFPKIAEAYSMNGFEVSSFDEFQKVLDQVLKNDEPCLIQCNIHPDTRTLP; the protein is encoded by the coding sequence ATGAAGGCTTCTGATGCCATCGTAAAATGTCTTGAAATGGAAGGAACAGATGTGATTTTCGGATATCCGGGCGCAGCTGTTATCGACATTTATGAATCGCTTCAAGTTTCTCCCATTAAGCACGTACTGGTACGAAATGAACAATCAGTAGTACACTACGCTAGCGGATATGCAAGAGAAACCGGAAAAGTCGGTGTCTGCATCGTCACTTCGGGTCCGGGAGCAACAAACACCATCACAGGAATTGCAACTGCATACATGGACTCCATACCGGTCGTGGTCATAACAGGTCAGGTAAACACAAACCTCATTGGAACAGACGCTTTTCAAGAGGCGGACATGAAAGGAGCGACGCAACCTTTTACAAAACACAATTATCTGGTGCAGGATGCGACCCAACTCCCTAAAATACTGAAAGAAGCATTTTTTATAGCAAATACAGGCAGAAAAGGGCCTGTGCTTGTTGATATACCAAAAGACATGCAGGAACAAAAAATAGCATTTGATTATAAAGACAAGGTGGATATCATCGGCTACAAACCGACTGTCAAAGGGCATGCAGGCCAAATCAAGCGCGCCATTCAGCGGATCAAGGCCGCCAAGCGACCAGTGATATATGCAGGAGGCGGGATACTTTCTTCGGGAGCAAAAGAGGGAATTTTGATATTTGCGGAGAAGACGGGTATCCCGGTCATCAACTCTCTTATGGGTGTCGGTGGATTTCCGCAGGATCATCCATTGTATGCTGGTATCGTAGGCAGCCACGGTTATGCATATTCAAATGAAATCATTGGTAAAACAGATCTTCTAATTACTATAGGTGCTAGAATGTCCAATCGTTCCACAACTGGTTTTTATAAACTCAATCCGGAAATCGAGTTCATTCACGTCGATATCGATCCGGCGGAAATCGGGAAAAATCGGGGATACACGTTACCGATCGTTGGGGATGCAAAGGTCGTGTTACGATCACTTATAGAGAAAGCGGAACAAATGGATTTCACAGCATGGATCGATGAGATCCAAGAACTAAAGGATCACCATGCGCCTGCCTCCCAAGAAAGTGCACCTAATGGTTACATACATCCTGTGGACATTATTCGTTATCTCTCTGACAATACAGAAGAGGATGCATGTCTCGTGGCAGATGTGGGGCAAAATCAAATTTGGTCTGCATTGAATTACCAGTTGCGAAAAGACCGCAAATTTTTGACATCCGGCGGATTGGGTACCATGGCATATAGCCTGCCTGCCGCCATAGGTGTAAAGATCGCCAATCCAGACCGGCAAGTCATCTGTGTTATAGGTGATGGCGGGATCCAAATGTGTATTGGAGAATTGGCAGTTGCACGAGAACAAAATGCAGGTGTTAAGATCATACTGCTGAACAACGGAAAGTTGGGATTGGTTCGGGAAATGCAGCAGGACATTTTCGGGAAAGGCCACACTGCAGCCATCGACTTGAATTATCAGGTACAGTTCCCGAAAATTGCAGAAGCATACAGCATGAATGGATTCGAAGTGTCCAGTTTCGATGAGTTTCAAAAAGTATTGGACCAGGTTCTGAAAAATGACGAACCGTGCTTGATCCAATGCAACATTCATCCAGACACCAGAACATTGCCGTGA
- the ilvN gene encoding acetolactate synthase small subunit, translating into MKKHVLSLLVENNSGVLSRIAGLFSRRCFNIDSLTVGTTEDEALSRMTIVVTGDEQTLEQIKKQLNKLVEVIKVVELEPIESISRELVFIKVKADNATRSNVIEISNIFRANIVDVAKESLILELTGDGVKIEAFMELMEPYGVLEFIRSGATGLQRGSVVLKEK; encoded by the coding sequence TTGAAAAAACATGTATTGTCTCTATTAGTAGAAAATAATTCTGGAGTATTAAGCAGGATCGCCGGATTATTCAGCAGAAGGTGCTTTAACATCGATAGTTTGACGGTTGGAACAACAGAAGATGAAGCTCTTTCCCGAATGACGATCGTCGTAACAGGAGACGAACAGACCTTGGAACAAATCAAAAAACAACTCAACAAGCTGGTGGAAGTTATTAAGGTAGTGGAGCTGGAACCTATTGAATCCATCAGTCGGGAATTGGTGTTTATCAAAGTGAAAGCAGACAACGCCACCCGATCCAATGTCATTGAAATCTCCAATATTTTTCGAGCCAATATCGTTGATGTGGCGAAGGAAAGCTTGATATTGGAATTGACCGGTGACGGTGTAAAAATCGAAGCGTTTATGGAATTGATGGAACCTTATGGTGTCTTGGAATTCATTCGTTCCGGTGCTACGGGATTACAACGTGGAAGTGTTGTACTAAAAGAAAAGTAA
- a CDS encoding ASKHA domain-containing protein has protein sequence MSQNAKVEFPLLNRSIEVPEGTKVSDACAQAGYPLNLVCGGKGTCKKCAVEIEENGQPKIILSCQTTVYDGMKILLKEEEQKAQILTSATLDAIEFEPSLRVIQIPADKLKVSIGENDWDVLKENIGSDIQEPDLEVLQQMSLHYHHKDGIKVVLNNSSILDVLPGDHKKAIYGIAFDIGTTSVVGYLYDMDEQLLVGIESTLNKQTELGGDVISRIDHVIGDINKLPRLQKLVMDSVNEIITGICKEYSINTDDIYFASVSGNSTMQHLFLGLYPEHLGKVPFSSTTHKGVVTKADRVNLKINPRGIVSFLPLLGGFVGADTTAVLLSLPNDGNVRLMIDLGTNGEIAVGRNKKYKVSSTACGPALEGAGIKYGMRGTRGAIERVDVTDDDIEYKVIGNIRPRGICGSGVIDLMAVLYREGVVNKRGALVSPELIEKKKLGARVQLRNNAKVFVVAYASESELGEDIYFSQDDIRQVQLAKGAIYTGCVMLMDSYGIKGEDLFEIVLAGAFGNYIDIFNAQSIGMLPWYKDVAVRSIGNAAGTGSQMHLISKEKQLECIDIEKQAIFVELANDPTFAKQYMRNTYFQNLIED, from the coding sequence ATGAGTCAAAACGCGAAAGTTGAATTTCCTTTGTTAAATCGAAGTATTGAAGTGCCGGAAGGAACAAAAGTGTCGGATGCCTGCGCCCAAGCCGGATATCCATTGAACTTGGTATGCGGAGGAAAGGGTACTTGCAAGAAATGTGCCGTTGAGATCGAGGAAAACGGTCAACCAAAAATCATCTTATCTTGCCAAACGACCGTTTACGACGGCATGAAAATCCTTCTGAAGGAAGAAGAACAAAAGGCGCAGATCCTTACTTCCGCTACATTGGATGCCATCGAATTTGAACCCAGTCTCCGTGTGATACAAATCCCGGCTGATAAGTTGAAGGTGTCAATCGGCGAAAACGACTGGGATGTATTAAAAGAAAACATCGGGTCCGATATACAGGAACCTGACCTGGAGGTCCTCCAGCAAATGTCTCTCCATTATCACCACAAGGATGGGATCAAGGTCGTTTTGAACAACAGCAGCATATTGGACGTATTGCCTGGTGATCATAAGAAAGCGATCTATGGCATTGCTTTTGACATCGGTACCACTTCTGTCGTAGGGTATCTATACGACATGGATGAACAGCTGCTTGTCGGAATCGAATCCACCTTGAACAAGCAAACCGAACTTGGAGGAGATGTTATCAGCCGTATCGACCATGTCATCGGCGATATCAACAAACTGCCAAGACTGCAAAAACTGGTGATGGATTCCGTCAATGAAATCATAACCGGCATTTGCAAAGAATATAGCATCAATACAGATGACATCTACTTCGCAAGTGTTAGCGGAAACAGTACCATGCAGCACCTTTTCCTGGGACTATATCCGGAACATTTAGGAAAGGTGCCTTTCAGCAGTACGACCCACAAAGGAGTGGTAACAAAAGCAGATCGGGTGAACTTGAAGATCAATCCCAGGGGGATCGTGTCATTTTTGCCTTTACTTGGAGGCTTTGTTGGCGCAGACACTACAGCCGTTCTTTTGTCTCTTCCCAACGATGGAAATGTCCGATTGATGATCGACCTTGGTACCAATGGAGAAATTGCCGTTGGTCGAAACAAAAAATACAAAGTCTCCTCCACCGCTTGTGGACCTGCACTGGAGGGAGCCGGTATCAAATATGGAATGCGCGGGACCCGCGGCGCCATTGAACGGGTGGATGTGACAGATGATGACATCGAATATAAAGTGATCGGCAACATCAGGCCACGGGGGATCTGTGGTTCTGGCGTCATCGATTTGATGGCCGTTCTTTACCGGGAAGGAGTCGTCAACAAAAGAGGTGCTTTGGTGAGCCCTGAATTGATCGAAAAAAAGAAGTTGGGAGCACGCGTTCAACTTCGGAACAATGCAAAGGTATTTGTGGTAGCTTATGCTTCAGAGTCTGAGCTTGGCGAAGACATCTACTTCTCCCAGGATGACATACGACAGGTACAACTGGCAAAAGGAGCCATCTATACTGGTTGCGTCATGTTGATGGATTCTTATGGTATAAAAGGAGAAGACTTGTTTGAAATCGTACTGGCCGGCGCTTTTGGCAACTACATCGACATCTTCAATGCACAATCCATTGGCATGTTGCCATGGTACAAGGATGTCGCCGTTCGATCCATCGGCAATGCCGCTGGAACAGGCAGCCAGATGCACTTGATTTCCAAAGAAAAACAATTGGAGTGCATCGACATCGAAAAGCAGGCGATCTTTGTCGAGTTGGCCAATGATCCTACATTTGCCAAACAGTACATGAGGAATACCTATTTCCAAAACTTGATCGAAGACTAA
- a CDS encoding methyltetrahydrofolate cobalamin methyltransferase, with protein sequence MIIIGEKINGAIPVVKEAIKNKDEAFIRERAIKQAEAGADFIDVCASTAPEVEVETLKWLIDIVQDAVDVPICIDSPNPYFIKEVMPMVNKPGLINSVNLERIEGTDLDKCDVLFPLIEGTEWEVIALTCDSENGTPRDVETRVVISKKIIDKAATFGITPEKIHIDPLVMALSTDNNSLLNFVESMRQVKAIYPTVKFTSGLSNISFGMPKRKIINQNFMTLAIYEGMDSAIMDPLNKEIMGSIFATEALLGRDKHTRKYNTAVRKDRI encoded by the coding sequence TTGATCATTATTGGAGAAAAAATCAATGGAGCAATACCCGTGGTAAAGGAAGCCATCAAGAACAAGGATGAAGCTTTTATCCGTGAACGTGCCATCAAACAGGCAGAAGCGGGGGCTGACTTTATCGACGTTTGTGCGTCCACGGCACCGGAAGTGGAAGTGGAGACGTTAAAATGGTTGATCGACATCGTTCAAGATGCAGTAGATGTCCCCATATGCATCGACAGCCCAAACCCATATTTCATCAAAGAAGTAATGCCTATGGTGAACAAGCCAGGTTTGATCAACTCTGTCAATCTGGAGAGGATCGAAGGAACAGACCTGGACAAGTGTGACGTATTGTTTCCACTGATCGAAGGAACAGAATGGGAAGTCATCGCATTGACTTGCGACAGTGAAAATGGAACACCCAGGGATGTAGAAACCAGAGTTGTCATATCCAAAAAAATCATTGATAAGGCAGCAACCTTCGGCATTACACCGGAAAAGATCCATATTGACCCTTTGGTCATGGCATTGTCCACAGACAATAATTCCCTGTTGAATTTTGTCGAGTCCATGCGACAGGTCAAAGCCATTTATCCGACGGTCAAGTTTACTTCCGGACTGAGCAATATTTCTTTCGGGATGCCAAAACGAAAGATCATCAATCAAAACTTTATGACATTAGCTATTTATGAAGGCATGGATTCTGCCATCATGGACCCGTTGAACAAGGAGATCATGGGATCCATCTTTGCAACAGAAGCCTTGCTTGGAAGAGACAAACATACTAGAAAATACAATACGGCCGTGCGAAAAGACCGAATTTAG
- a CDS encoding folate family ECF transporter S component, which produces MKTTAIKKTRFTTKTVVNIGLFTAISVVLKLLFEVYIPLAGFSSLRINFTTVPIVMSGMFFGPLAGAVTGTISDILCYIIKPAGPYFPGFTISSALTGWIPGVIFLIAKKYDKKEIRYNLLNIVSVFALAFLVLGVLVFKNNLGLENGKVMLLGTELSMFFVALYVLIVLGFAAIPLLYSKFQSDNPSGNFGLDKVFFTVTLTQIITSLILNTWFLSMMFDQGFIVFLPGRLITNFVLIPLFSLIIFSVQKYIKIFH; this is translated from the coding sequence ATGAAAACAACTGCAATCAAGAAAACAAGATTCACCACCAAAACCGTTGTCAACATTGGATTGTTTACTGCGATCAGCGTTGTGCTGAAGCTTTTATTCGAAGTGTACATTCCACTAGCGGGATTTTCTTCCCTGAGAATCAATTTTACAACGGTGCCTATCGTCATGTCCGGCATGTTTTTCGGACCATTGGCTGGAGCTGTGACGGGAACCATTTCCGATATCCTTTGTTACATCATCAAGCCAGCTGGGCCATATTTTCCTGGATTCACCATATCCAGTGCTTTAACTGGATGGATCCCAGGCGTCATATTCTTGATCGCCAAAAAATATGATAAAAAAGAAATTCGCTACAACCTATTGAACATTGTCAGTGTATTTGCTTTGGCTTTTCTGGTTTTGGGAGTTTTGGTTTTTAAAAATAACCTGGGGTTGGAAAATGGGAAAGTGATGCTTCTGGGAACGGAATTGTCCATGTTCTTCGTCGCTTTGTACGTCTTGATCGTTTTAGGATTTGCAGCGATCCCGTTGCTGTATAGTAAGTTCCAAAGTGACAATCCATCCGGAAACTTTGGTTTGGACAAGGTGTTCTTTACAGTGACACTGACACAGATCATTACTTCGCTAATATTGAACACTTGGTTTTTGTCAATGATGTTTGATCAAGGCTTTATTGTTTTCCTGCCTGGAAGACTGATCACCAACTTTGTCTTGATCCCATTGTTTTCGCTAATCATTTTCAGTGTTCAAAAATATATTAAAATATTTCATTAA